A single region of the Streptomyces vilmorinianum genome encodes:
- a CDS encoding amino acid permease yields MLDHGAAPPATEPTVPKSSGLSALTRRKPVERLVAEGGQGEGGSLRRSLSMWQLTMISIGATLGTGIFVVLGEAVPLAGPAVTVAFVFAGLTALFSALSYAELAGTIPVAGSSYSYAYATMGEVVAWVCGWCLLLEYGVSVAAVAVGWGDYLNELLDGTLGVTLPTALSAPPGDGGIFNLPALIVVVLAMLFLLGGARESARANTIMVFVKIASLVLFCVIGFMGFKSGNYADFMPLGVGSIGAAGAILFFSYIGFDAASTAGEEAKNPKRDLPRAIMLSLLIVTALYVLVAAVAVGAWDWKKFAGSEASLAAIMNDVTGQSFWGTLLAAGAVISIASVVLTVLYGQTRILFAMSRDGLVPKVFGKVNPKTGTPRTNTVIVSLFCGVLAAAVPLGELVNATSIGTLFAFALVNVAVVVLRYKRPDMDRSFKVPFGPLFPALGFLCCGYSMYKLDLITWAYFGAWMAAGLVFYFLYGMRRSRLATDAEK; encoded by the coding sequence GTGCTGGATCACGGCGCAGCCCCGCCGGCCACCGAGCCGACCGTCCCCAAGTCTTCCGGGCTCTCCGCCCTGACCCGGCGCAAGCCGGTAGAACGCCTGGTCGCCGAGGGTGGCCAGGGTGAGGGCGGCTCGCTTCGCCGCTCGCTCTCGATGTGGCAGCTGACCATGATCAGCATCGGTGCCACGCTCGGCACCGGCATCTTCGTCGTCCTCGGCGAGGCGGTTCCGCTGGCCGGTCCGGCGGTCACCGTCGCCTTCGTCTTCGCCGGCCTCACGGCGCTGTTCTCGGCGCTCTCGTACGCAGAACTGGCCGGTACCATCCCCGTCGCCGGCTCCTCCTACTCGTATGCGTACGCAACGATGGGTGAAGTCGTCGCCTGGGTGTGCGGCTGGTGTCTGCTCCTCGAGTACGGCGTGTCGGTCGCGGCCGTGGCCGTCGGCTGGGGCGACTACCTGAACGAACTGCTCGACGGAACCCTCGGGGTGACCCTCCCGACCGCGCTCTCCGCGCCTCCCGGTGATGGCGGCATATTCAACCTGCCCGCCCTGATCGTCGTCGTGCTCGCCATGCTGTTCCTGCTCGGCGGCGCCAGGGAATCGGCCCGCGCGAACACGATCATGGTGTTCGTCAAGATCGCCTCGCTCGTGCTCTTCTGCGTGATCGGCTTCATGGGCTTCAAGTCCGGCAACTACGCGGACTTCATGCCGCTCGGCGTCGGCAGCATCGGCGCCGCCGGCGCGATTCTCTTCTTCTCGTACATCGGCTTCGACGCCGCCTCCACCGCCGGTGAGGAGGCCAAGAACCCCAAGCGTGACCTGCCCCGGGCGATCATGCTCTCGCTGCTGATCGTCACCGCGCTGTACGTGCTCGTCGCGGCCGTCGCCGTGGGCGCGTGGGACTGGAAGAAGTTCGCCGGCTCCGAAGCCTCGCTCGCCGCGATCATGAACGATGTCACCGGCCAGAGCTTCTGGGGCACGCTCCTCGCCGCGGGCGCGGTCATCTCCATCGCCAGCGTCGTCCTGACCGTGCTCTACGGCCAGACCCGCATCCTCTTCGCGATGTCCCGCGACGGCCTCGTGCCCAAGGTCTTCGGCAAGGTCAACCCCAAGACGGGGACCCCCCGGACCAACACGGTGATCGTCTCGCTCTTCTGCGGCGTTCTCGCCGCGGCGGTCCCGCTCGGCGAGCTGGTCAACGCGACCAGCATCGGCACACTCTTCGCCTTCGCCCTGGTCAACGTCGCCGTCGTGGTGCTGCGCTACAAGCGGCCCGACATGGACCGTTCCTTCAAGGTGCCGTTCGGACCGCTCTTCCCGGCCCTCGGCTTCCTCTGCTGCGGATACAGCATGTACAAGCTCGACCTGATCACCTGGGCGTACTTCGGTGCCTGGATGGCCGCGGGCCTCGTGTTCTACTTCCTGTACGGCATGCGCCGCTCCCGACTGGCCACAGACGCAGAGAAGTGA
- a CDS encoding Lrp/AsnC family transcriptional regulator yields MRLNDLDERIVHALAEDARRSYADIGSLVGLSAPAVKRRVDRLRAEGAITGFTVRVDPAALGWETEGFVEIYCRHNTSPDDIRRGLERYPEVVSASTVTGDADAVVQVFASDMRHFERVLERIAGEPFVERTKSVLVLSPLLRRFSSGSPA; encoded by the coding sequence GTGCGACTCAACGACCTCGACGAACGCATCGTCCACGCCCTCGCGGAGGACGCCCGCCGCTCGTACGCCGACATCGGCTCGCTCGTCGGGCTCTCCGCGCCCGCCGTCAAGCGGCGCGTGGACCGGCTGCGGGCCGAAGGCGCCATCACCGGCTTCACCGTACGGGTGGACCCGGCGGCGCTCGGCTGGGAGACCGAGGGGTTCGTCGAGATCTACTGTCGCCACAACACCTCGCCGGACGACATCCGGCGAGGCCTGGAGCGCTACCCCGAGGTGGTGTCCGCGTCGACCGTCACCGGCGACGCGGACGCCGTCGTGCAGGTCTTCGCCTCCGACATGCGCCACTTCGAGCGCGTCCTGGAGCGGATCGCGGGCGAGCCGTTCGTGGAGCGCACCAAGTCCGTCCTGGTGCTCTCGCCGCTGCTGCGGCGCTTCTCCTCCGGCTCGCCCGCGTAG
- a CDS encoding Repetin, whose amino-acid sequence MNRRTKIAALAAALLITTGAAGSAVASGDGEGGIREAAALTGTAKLYRPAGDDITFTFDAHLAAKDQRDPAKATGTFSFSHYIGDFAASADVKVDCLVTGGKVATVTGVITRADGLLAPSLGKRVGISVHDLGKHDRLGYSWMASNDPSEDEVPKCTSAAPFEKTKAGTGDFKVLPWQVPYN is encoded by the coding sequence ATGAACCGCCGTACGAAGATCGCCGCCCTGGCCGCCGCTCTGCTGATCACCACGGGGGCCGCGGGCTCCGCCGTCGCCTCGGGGGACGGCGAGGGCGGCATCCGCGAGGCGGCCGCGCTGACCGGGACCGCGAAGCTCTACCGGCCGGCCGGGGACGACATCACCTTCACGTTCGACGCGCATCTGGCGGCGAAGGACCAGCGGGACCCGGCGAAGGCGACGGGCACCTTCAGCTTCAGCCACTACATCGGGGACTTCGCGGCCTCGGCCGACGTGAAGGTGGACTGCCTGGTGACGGGCGGCAAGGTCGCGACAGTCACGGGGGTGATCACCCGGGCGGACGGTCTGCTGGCGCCGTCCCTGGGCAAGCGAGTCGGCATCTCGGTGCACGACCTGGGGAAGCACGACCGTCTCGGCTACAGCTGGATGGCGTCCAACGACCCGTCGGAGGACGAGGTGCCGAAGTGCACCAGCGCCGCGCCGTTCGAGAAGACGAAGGCGGGCACCGGTGACTTCAAGGTCCTGCCCTGGCAGGTCCCGTACAACTAG
- a CDS encoding carbon-nitrogen hydrolase family protein, translating to MPPLRTALLQSSGQPGDVAANLAVLEEAAGRAAAAGARLLIAPELFLTGYAIGEDVPRLAEPADGPSAQAIGALAARHGLAIVYGYPERDTERHGVLYNSAQLIGADGARLANYRKTHLFGCFEQKWFTPGEETVVQAELDGVRLGMMICYDVEFPENVRSHALAGTDFLVVPTAQMHPFQFVAESVVPVRAFENQMYVAYVNRTGPEGEFEFVGLSTLAGPDGTSRARAGRGEDLVFGEVDADFLAASRENNPYLRDRRPGLYGSLV from the coding sequence ATGCCGCCGCTGCGCACCGCCCTGCTCCAGAGCTCCGGACAGCCCGGTGACGTGGCCGCCAATCTCGCCGTCCTCGAGGAGGCCGCCGGCCGCGCCGCGGCCGCCGGAGCCCGCCTCCTGATCGCGCCCGAGCTCTTCCTCACGGGCTACGCGATCGGCGAGGACGTCCCCCGGCTCGCCGAGCCCGCCGACGGGCCCTCCGCCCAGGCGATCGGCGCCCTCGCCGCGCGCCACGGCCTCGCGATCGTCTACGGCTACCCGGAGCGGGACACCGAGCGGCACGGGGTCCTGTACAACTCCGCGCAGCTGATCGGCGCCGACGGCGCCCGGCTCGCGAACTACCGCAAGACCCACCTCTTCGGCTGCTTCGAGCAGAAGTGGTTCACGCCCGGCGAGGAGACGGTCGTCCAGGCCGAGCTCGACGGCGTCCGGCTCGGCATGATGATCTGCTACGACGTCGAGTTCCCGGAGAACGTCCGCTCGCACGCCCTGGCCGGCACCGACTTCCTCGTGGTCCCGACCGCGCAGATGCACCCCTTCCAGTTCGTCGCCGAGTCCGTCGTCCCGGTCCGCGCCTTCGAGAACCAGATGTACGTGGCGTACGTGAACCGGACCGGGCCCGAGGGCGAGTTCGAGTTCGTCGGCCTCTCCACGCTCGCCGGCCCCGACGGCACCTCCCGCGCCCGCGCCGGACGCGGCGAGGACCTGGTCTTCGGCGAGGTCGACGCCGACTTCCTGGCGGCCTCCCGCGAGAACAACCCCTATCTGCGCGACCGCCGCCCCGGCCTCTACGGCTCCCTCGTCTGA
- a CDS encoding flavin monoamine oxidase family protein, with protein MTSTVPTAVQHTDAQPPITMFGPDFPYAYDDFLAHPAGLGQIPATEHGTEVAVIGGGLSGIIAAYELMKMGLKPVVYEADQIGGRLRTVGFEGTGTEELNCELGAMRFPPSSTALQHYIDLVGLKTKPFPNPLAESTPSTVVDLKGESHYAVTVDDLPQVYRDVMNAWNACLDEGADFSDMNRAMRERDVPRIREIWAKLVEKLDNQTFYGFLCESEAFKSFRHREIFGQVGFGTGGWDTDFPNSILEILRVVYTEADDHHRGIVGGSQQLPLRLWEREPEKIVHWAQGTSLKSLHEGDPKPAVTRLNRTVGNRITVTDASGDIRTYQAAIFTAQSWMLLSKIACDDSLFPIDHWTAIERTHYMESSKLFVPVDRPFWLDKAVDDRGNPTGRDVMSMTLTDRMTRGTYLLDDGPDKPAVICLSYTWCDDSLKWLPLSANERMEVMLKSLGEIYPKVDIRKHIIGNPVTVSWENEPYFMGAFKANLPGHYRYQRRLFTHFMQDRLPEDKRGIFLAGDDISWTAGWAEGAVQTALNAVWGVMHHFGGATDGTNPGPGDVYDEIAPVELPED; from the coding sequence ATGACGTCCACGGTGCCCACCGCCGTCCAGCACACCGACGCGCAGCCGCCGATCACCATGTTCGGTCCGGACTTCCCGTACGCCTACGACGACTTCCTGGCCCACCCGGCCGGGCTCGGCCAGATACCCGCGACCGAGCACGGCACCGAGGTCGCCGTCATCGGCGGCGGGCTCTCCGGCATCATCGCCGCCTACGAGCTGATGAAGATGGGCCTCAAGCCCGTCGTCTACGAGGCCGACCAGATCGGCGGCCGGCTGCGTACCGTCGGCTTCGAGGGCACGGGCACCGAGGAGCTGAACTGCGAGCTGGGCGCGATGCGCTTTCCGCCCTCCTCCACGGCGCTGCAGCACTACATCGACCTGGTGGGCCTGAAGACCAAGCCCTTCCCGAACCCGCTCGCCGAGTCCACCCCGTCGACCGTCGTCGACCTCAAGGGCGAGTCGCACTACGCGGTGACCGTCGACGACCTCCCGCAGGTCTACCGCGACGTGATGAACGCGTGGAACGCCTGCCTGGACGAGGGCGCCGACTTCTCCGACATGAACCGCGCCATGCGCGAGCGCGACGTCCCGCGCATCCGCGAGATCTGGGCGAAGCTCGTCGAGAAGCTCGACAATCAGACCTTCTACGGCTTCCTGTGCGAGTCGGAGGCGTTCAAGTCCTTCCGGCACCGTGAGATCTTCGGCCAGGTCGGCTTCGGCACCGGCGGCTGGGACACCGACTTCCCCAACTCCATCCTGGAGATCCTCCGGGTCGTCTACACCGAGGCCGACGACCACCACCGCGGCATCGTGGGCGGCTCGCAGCAGCTGCCGCTGCGCCTGTGGGAGCGCGAGCCGGAGAAGATCGTCCACTGGGCGCAGGGCACGTCCCTGAAGTCCCTGCACGAGGGCGACCCGAAGCCGGCCGTGACCCGGCTGAACCGCACCGTCGGCAACCGGATCACGGTCACCGACGCGTCCGGCGACATCCGCACGTACCAGGCGGCGATCTTCACCGCCCAGTCGTGGATGCTGCTCTCCAAGATCGCCTGCGACGACTCGCTCTTCCCGATCGACCACTGGACGGCGATCGAGCGCACCCACTACATGGAGTCGTCCAAGCTCTTCGTCCCCGTGGACCGGCCGTTCTGGCTGGACAAGGCCGTCGACGACAGGGGAAATCCGACCGGCCGTGACGTCATGTCGATGACGCTGACCGACCGGATGACCCGTGGCACGTACCTGCTGGACGACGGCCCGGACAAGCCGGCCGTCATCTGCCTCTCGTACACCTGGTGCGACGACAGCCTGAAGTGGCTGCCGCTGTCCGCGAACGAGCGGATGGAGGTCATGCTGAAGTCGCTCGGCGAGATCTACCCGAAGGTCGACATCCGGAAGCACATCATCGGCAACCCGGTGACGGTCTCCTGGGAGAACGAGCCCTACTTCATGGGCGCCTTCAAGGCCAACCTGCCGGGTCACTACCGCTACCAGCGCCGCCTGTTCACGCACTTCATGCAGGACCGGCTGCCGGAGGACAAGCGGGGCATCTTCCTCGCGGGCGACGACATCTCCTGGACGGCCGGCTGGGCCGAGGGCGCCGTGCAGACCGCGCTGAACGCCGTGTGGGGCGTGATGCACCACTTCGGCGGCGCGACCGACGGCACCAACCCGGGCCCGGGCGACGTGTACGACGAGATCGCCCCGGTGGAGCTTCCGGAGGACTGA
- a CDS encoding DUF5995 family protein translates to MAQTQQIGQFTAIDPVVERMRTIRSAWHPTDGVAVFNRVYLTVTEEIGRAIESGTFADRQAAATLDVRFAERYLAVVDAVATGGPAPACWRPLFHYRRHPGVRPLQFALAGINAHIGHDLALAVVDTCQALDCSPTDLEDEFDRVGDILVLLEERIREEVMPGPDLLEITDPLTHLLGCWSLDRARDGAWLAARSLWQLRELPDLAEEFRERLDRSVGLVGRMLLTPLARHG, encoded by the coding sequence ATGGCGCAGACCCAGCAGATCGGTCAGTTCACCGCGATCGACCCGGTGGTGGAGCGGATGCGTACCATCCGCTCGGCCTGGCATCCGACCGACGGCGTCGCCGTCTTCAACCGTGTCTACCTGACCGTGACGGAGGAGATCGGCCGGGCCATCGAGTCGGGCACCTTCGCCGACCGGCAGGCGGCCGCGACCCTCGACGTCCGCTTCGCCGAGCGCTATCTCGCGGTCGTCGACGCCGTCGCCACCGGCGGCCCCGCCCCGGCCTGCTGGCGGCCGCTCTTCCACTACCGGCGTCACCCCGGCGTACGGCCGCTGCAGTTCGCGCTGGCCGGGATCAACGCGCACATCGGTCACGATCTCGCTCTGGCCGTGGTCGACACCTGTCAGGCGCTCGACTGCTCGCCCACGGACCTGGAGGACGAGTTCGACCGGGTCGGCGACATCCTCGTCCTCCTCGAGGAGCGCATCCGCGAGGAGGTGATGCCGGGCCCGGACCTGCTGGAGATCACGGATCCGCTGACCCATCTGCTGGGCTGCTGGAGCCTGGACCGGGCGCGCGACGGGGCCTGGCTGGCGGCCCGGTCGCTCTGGCAGCTGCGGGAACTGCCCGACCTGGCCGAGGAGTTCCGGGAACGCCTCGACCGGTCGGTGGGTCTGGTGGGGCGGATGCTGCTGACGCCGCTCGCACGGCACGGCTGA
- a CDS encoding uracil-xanthine permease family protein, with protein sequence MNLGVRWTLHGDGRTPAPGAVVRPDERLSWPRTAGLGAQHVVAMFGASFVAPVLMGLDPNLAIMMSGVATVIFLLATRGTIPSYLGCSLSFVGVAAAIRASGGDSATVTGAVLVVGAVLFLAGLAVRRFGARIIHAAMPPIVTGAVVMLIGFNLAPVTAATYWPQDQWTALLVMLFTGLAVVCLRGFWSRIAIFLGLIFGYAISWVFDLAFGKIHSMSPGGQVTDHWRLDLSGVSQADWIGLPTLHGPGFEWSAILVALPVVIALIAENAGHVKAVGEMTGDPLDDRLGTAIAADGAASMLSTAVGGPPNTTYSENIGVMAATRVYSTAAYWAAAGFALLFGLCPKFGAVVAAIPGGVLGGITVILYGMIGLLGAQIWINAGVDLRNPLNLVPAAAGIIIGVGGVKLTFTDTFELGGIALGTLVVITGYHVLRAFAPAHMKEQEPLLDSGTSSYETSTDETGTDEVGTDAASATKS encoded by the coding sequence ATGAACCTCGGCGTGCGCTGGACCCTGCACGGCGACGGACGAACACCCGCTCCAGGCGCCGTCGTCCGGCCGGACGAGCGGCTCTCCTGGCCCCGTACGGCCGGCCTCGGCGCGCAGCACGTGGTGGCGATGTTCGGCGCGTCCTTCGTCGCCCCCGTACTCATGGGCCTCGACCCCAACCTCGCGATCATGATGTCCGGTGTCGCGACGGTGATCTTCCTGCTCGCGACCCGCGGCACGATCCCGAGCTATCTGGGCTGTTCGCTCTCCTTCGTCGGTGTCGCGGCGGCCATCCGGGCCTCCGGCGGCGACAGCGCGACCGTGACCGGCGCGGTGCTCGTCGTCGGCGCGGTGCTCTTCCTCGCCGGTCTGGCGGTACGGAGGTTCGGCGCGCGGATCATCCACGCGGCGATGCCGCCGATCGTCACCGGCGCCGTCGTGATGCTGATCGGCTTCAACCTCGCCCCGGTCACCGCCGCCACCTACTGGCCGCAGGACCAGTGGACGGCGCTGCTGGTCATGCTGTTCACCGGTCTGGCCGTGGTCTGCCTGCGGGGCTTCTGGTCGCGGATCGCGATCTTCCTCGGCCTGATCTTCGGATACGCCATCTCCTGGGTCTTCGACCTCGCCTTCGGCAAGATCCACTCGATGTCCCCGGGCGGCCAGGTCACCGACCACTGGCGACTCGACCTCTCCGGCGTCTCCCAGGCCGACTGGATCGGCCTGCCCACCCTCCACGGCCCCGGTTTCGAGTGGTCGGCGATCCTCGTCGCGCTGCCCGTCGTCATCGCGCTGATCGCCGAGAACGCCGGTCACGTCAAGGCCGTCGGCGAGATGACCGGCGACCCGCTGGACGACAGGCTCGGCACCGCGATCGCGGCCGACGGCGCCGCCTCCATGCTCTCGACCGCCGTCGGCGGCCCGCCGAACACCACGTACTCCGAGAACATCGGCGTCATGGCGGCCACCCGCGTCTACTCCACCGCCGCCTACTGGGCCGCGGCCGGCTTCGCGCTGCTCTTCGGCCTCTGCCCCAAGTTCGGCGCGGTCGTCGCCGCGATCCCGGGCGGGGTGCTCGGCGGCATCACGGTGATCCTGTACGGCATGATCGGCCTGCTCGGCGCCCAGATCTGGATCAACGCCGGGGTGGACCTGCGCAACCCGCTCAACCTGGTGCCGGCGGCGGCGGGCATCATCATCGGCGTCGGCGGCGTGAAGCTGACCTTCACCGACACCTTCGAGCTCGGCGGGATCGCGCTGGGCACGCTCGTCGTGATCACCGGCTACCACGTGCTGAGGGCCTTCGCCCCGGCGCACATGAAGGAGCAGGAGCCCCTGCTGGACTCCGGCACCAGCTCGTATGAGACGAGCACGGACGAGACCGGCACGGACGAGGTCGGCACCGACGCCGCGTCCGCCACCAAGTCGTAG
- a CDS encoding MFS transporter translates to MAGETVFSTERLRRARYAVAAVFCVHGAVTGSFATRIPWIQDHAGVSAGQLGLALAFPAIGASLAMPLAGAISHRFGARTALRGLLALWTMALTLPSLAPNIYGLCAALFVFGATAGMSDVAMNALGVEVENRLDKSIMSSLHGMWSAGALLGSAAGTVAAHLGGDARLHHLIAALVLTALGLALCQGVLDLQSAPDEEPPPRFSLPPKSALIIGVIGFCGVFAEGASLDWSAVYLRDELGSSAGVAAASTTAFALTMAVARLVGDRVVDRFGAVRTVRVGGVAATLGGLLVVLAPHAALAMTGFGLIGLGVAVVVPLAFAAAARSGPNPSQAIAGVATITYTSGLIAPSAIGGIADATSLVFSFGLVTLLAFGLVLGAGVLRTGPRPATRGADAAREASARTPS, encoded by the coding sequence ATGGCGGGCGAGACCGTCTTCAGTACCGAGCGGCTGCGGCGGGCCCGATACGCCGTCGCCGCGGTCTTCTGCGTCCACGGCGCGGTCACCGGTAGTTTCGCCACCCGCATCCCATGGATCCAGGACCACGCCGGCGTCAGCGCGGGCCAGCTCGGGCTCGCCCTCGCCTTCCCCGCCATCGGCGCCTCGCTCGCGATGCCGCTGGCCGGGGCGATCAGCCACCGGTTCGGGGCCCGCACGGCGCTGCGCGGACTGCTCGCGCTGTGGACGATGGCCCTCACCCTGCCGTCCCTCGCCCCGAACATCTACGGGCTGTGCGCGGCGCTCTTCGTCTTCGGCGCCACCGCCGGCATGTCCGACGTGGCGATGAACGCGCTCGGCGTCGAGGTCGAGAACCGTCTCGACAAGTCGATCATGTCCAGCCTGCACGGCATGTGGAGCGCGGGCGCGCTCCTCGGCTCCGCGGCCGGCACCGTCGCCGCCCACCTCGGCGGGGACGCCCGGCTCCACCATCTGATCGCCGCGCTCGTCCTGACCGCGCTGGGCCTCGCCCTCTGCCAGGGCGTACTCGATCTGCAGAGCGCCCCCGACGAGGAGCCGCCGCCGCGCTTCTCGCTGCCGCCGAAGTCCGCCCTGATCATCGGCGTGATCGGCTTCTGCGGGGTCTTCGCCGAGGGAGCGAGCCTGGACTGGTCGGCGGTCTACCTGCGGGACGAGCTCGGCTCGTCGGCCGGGGTCGCCGCCGCCTCCACCACCGCCTTCGCGCTCACCATGGCCGTCGCCCGGCTGGTCGGCGACCGGGTCGTGGACCGGTTCGGAGCCGTCCGTACGGTACGGGTCGGGGGCGTCGCCGCGACCCTCGGCGGGCTCCTGGTCGTCCTCGCGCCGCACGCCGCCCTCGCGATGACCGGTTTCGGTCTCATCGGCCTCGGGGTCGCGGTCGTCGTCCCGCTCGCCTTCGCCGCCGCCGCGCGCAGCGGCCCGAACCCCAGCCAGGCCATCGCGGGCGTCGCCACCATCACGTACACCTCGGGTCTCATCGCCCCCTCGGCGATCGGCGGCATCGCGGACGCGACCTCGCTGGTGTTCTCCTTCGGCCTGGTGACGCTGCTCGCGTTCGGTCTCGTGCTCGGCGCCGGGGTGCTCAGGACGGGACCCCGTCCGGCGACCCGGGGCGCGGACGCGGCGCGGGAGGCGAGCGCGAGGACGCCCTCCTGA
- a CDS encoding ROK family transcriptional regulator, with product MAASPSTARAINDRLALRLLQDEGPLTATQLKTLTGLSRPTVADLVERLQGSGLVRVVGESGAERRGPNAKLYGIVADRAHLAALDVRTSSVSLTVADLLGTTLAEASAPIGGEDGTGPAVEKAVALLEHTAKSAGVEQLHSVAVGAPGLIDPDTGELRDSAKLPEWHRRLIATLQERLPATVLVENETNLAAVAEQRAGAARDRDTFVLLWLGQGVGAAVVLDGRLRRGASGGAGELGFLPVPGTSGLPSATGCDGGFHELACAAAVEALAVEHGLDPAGALASGHGPFLDALARRLAVGAAAVASVLDPGCLVLGGETGHRGGPELAARVEAELAALSPLRTAVRATELGDTAVLRGALLAARDAAQDALFP from the coding sequence ATGGCCGCATCTCCGAGCACCGCCCGGGCCATCAACGACCGGCTCGCCCTGCGACTGCTCCAGGACGAGGGCCCGTTGACGGCGACTCAGCTGAAGACCCTGACCGGCCTCTCCCGGCCCACCGTCGCCGACCTCGTCGAACGGCTCCAGGGCTCGGGACTCGTCAGGGTCGTGGGGGAGTCCGGGGCGGAGCGGCGCGGCCCCAACGCCAAGCTGTACGGGATCGTCGCCGACCGCGCCCATCTCGCCGCGCTCGACGTGCGCACCAGCTCGGTCTCCCTCACCGTCGCCGACCTCCTGGGCACCACGCTCGCCGAGGCCTCGGCCCCGATCGGCGGGGAGGACGGCACCGGACCCGCGGTGGAGAAGGCCGTCGCGCTCCTCGAGCACACCGCGAAGTCGGCGGGCGTGGAGCAGTTGCACAGCGTCGCCGTCGGGGCGCCCGGACTGATCGACCCGGACACCGGCGAGCTGCGCGACTCCGCGAAGCTCCCCGAGTGGCACCGCAGGCTGATCGCCACGCTGCAGGAACGGCTGCCCGCGACCGTGCTCGTCGAGAACGAGACCAACCTCGCGGCCGTCGCGGAACAGCGCGCCGGCGCCGCCCGCGACCGCGATACCTTCGTCCTGCTCTGGCTCGGCCAGGGCGTGGGCGCGGCCGTCGTCCTGGACGGGCGGCTGCGCCGCGGTGCCTCCGGCGGCGCGGGCGAACTGGGCTTCCTTCCGGTGCCCGGCACCTCCGGACTGCCGTCCGCGACCGGCTGCGACGGCGGCTTCCACGAGCTGGCCTGCGCGGCCGCGGTCGAGGCCCTCGCCGTCGAGCACGGCCTGGACCCGGCGGGCGCGCTCGCCTCCGGCCACGGCCCCTTCCTCGACGCCCTCGCCCGCCGCCTCGCCGTCGGCGCCGCGGCCGTCGCCTCCGTCCTCGACCCGGGCTGCCTGGTCCTCGGGGGCGAGACCGGCCACCGCGGCGGCCCGGAACTCGCCGCCCGCGTCGAGGCCGAACTCGCGGCGCTCTCCCCCCTGCGCACCGCGGTCCGTGCCACCGAACTCGGCGACACTGCCGTGCTCCGCGGCGCCCTCCTGGCCGCCCGCGACGCGGCGCAGGACGCGCTCTTCCCCTGA